In the genome of Oenanthe melanoleuca isolate GR-GAL-2019-014 chromosome 21, OMel1.0, whole genome shotgun sequence, one region contains:
- the ESPN gene encoding espin isoform X2 — MALERALQAARQGDVEALRGLRAAGLLRPGLRDALGASPAHHAARAGRLACLRYLAAEAALRGDARARNGATPAHDAAATGNLSCLQWLLTQGGCGVQDTDNSGATILHLAARFGHHEVIDWLLRFGGSDPTAATNTGALPVHYAAVKGDFPSLRLLLGHCPSTLSAQTKTGATPLYLACQEGHLEIIQYLVQDCGADPHARAYDGMTPLHAAAQMGHNTVIVWLMSFTTVSLSERDAEGATAMHFAASRGHAKVLSWLLLHGGEITADGWGGTPLHDAAENGELECCQILVVNGADLSIRDQDGYTAADLADYNGHSHCAQYLRTVENMSVEHRVLSRDPSADGECRQPDSGMSSPNTTASVPQARFEVGSPASTLSNYDSCHSSQAGGAGPAPPDPLPCAGVPEPALADMQAYMDMLDPEMRPRGRGPAGEGPPPPPPPAFPPPPPPPPATRPPPPPPGYPAPAPPAAPHTADIYVRAKNNLRHVESQALRRELASRDSSPEGLRRADSSRRSRNFGKQPSTGDYYKHLGHVVAEQPGPQRMAHTEEASPIAADTMSNGESKPGAELPPPPPPPPLPDTACPTPPPPPPPVETPAGPRRSSSSTGSTKSFNMMSPTGDNSELLAEIKAGKSLKPTPQSKGFTTVFSGSGQGGANAESPVSSPSPTRTPTPPATPEAAGPPRCLAGGSPEPVLNGSSPVPAAGAGAAVEVEALVPSQDEQGRPIPEWKRQVMVRKLQLRMQEEEEQRRKEKEEEARLASMPAWRRDILRKKLEEEREQKRKEQEKLKREEEEKEKEQSEKLRTLGYDETKLAPWQRQIILKKGDIAKH, encoded by the exons ATGGCGCTGGAGCGGGCGCTGCAGGCGGCGCGACAGGGCGACGTGGAGGCGCtgcgggggctgcgggcggccGGGCTACTgcggccggggctgcgggacgCCCTGGGCGCGTCCCCCGCGCACCACGCTGCCCGGGCCGGGCGCCTCGCCTGCCTCCGGTACCTGGCGGCCGAGGCCGCGCTCCGAGGGGACGCGCGGGCCCGAAACGGGGCCACGCCGGCCCACGACGCCGCCGCCACCGGCAACCTCTCCTGTCTCCAGTGGCTGCTCACGCAGGGGGGCTGCGGCGTGCAG gacacagacaACTCTGGTGCCACCATCCTACACCTGGCAGCCCGCTTCGGTCACCATGAGGTGATCGACTGGCTCCTCCGCTTTGGAGGCAGCGACCCCACGGCAGCCACCAACACGGGAGCACTGCCCGTCCACTACGCCGCGGTGAAAGGGGATTTCCCTTCCCTGCGACTCCTCTTGGGACACTGCCCCAG TACGCTGAGTGCCCAGACCAAGACGGGGGCCACCCCGCTGTACCTCGCCTGCCAGGAAGGCCACCTGGAGATCATCCAGTACCTGGTGCAGGATTGTGGGGCTGACCCCCACGCACGTGCTTACGACGGCATGACCCCACTGCACGCTGCCGCCCAGATGGGCCACAACACTGTCATCGTATGGCTG ATGAGCTTCACGACGGTGAGCCTGTCAGAGAGGGATGCCGAGGGGGCCACGGCCATGCACTTCGCCGCCAGCCGTGGCCATGCCAAGgtgctgagctggctgctgctgcacgGTGGGGAGATCACTGCCGACGGCTGGGGCGGCACTCCGCTGCATGATGCTGCCGAGAATGGCGAGCTGGAG tgctgccagatCTTGGTGGTGAATGGTGCCGACCTCAGCATCCGTGACCAGGATGGCTACACAGCAGCCGACCTCGCCGACTACAATGGCCACAGCCACTGCGCCCAGTACCTGCGCACCGTGGAGAACATG agcgTGGAGCACCGCGTGCTGTCACGAGACCCCTCGGCGGATGGGGAATGCCGACAGCCCGACTCGGGCATGTCATCCCCCAACACCACGGCGTCGGTGCCCCAGGCGCGCTTCGAGGTGGGCTCCCCTGCCAGCACCCTCTCCAACTACGACTCCTGCCACTCCAGCCA GGCGGGGGGTGCGGGTCCAGCCCCCCCTGACCCCCTGCCCTGCGCAGGGGTGCCTGAGCCGGCGCTGGCGGACATGCAGGCGTACATGGACATGCTGGACCCCGAGATGCGGCCACGGGGCCGTGGCCCCGCAGGCGAGGGTCCCCCGCCGCCACCACCCCCTGCCTTCCCCCCACCACCGCCCCCACCCCCCGCCACCCGGCCACCCCCGCCACCCCCCGGCTACCCTGCACCTGCACCCCCCGCTGCCCCCCACACAGCTGACATCTACGTGCGGGCCAAGAACAACCTGCGGCATGTGGAGAGCCAGGCGCTGCGCCGAGAG CTGGCATCGCGTGACAGTAGTCCCGAGGGCCTGCGCCGGGCCGACTCCAGCAGGCGGTCAAGGAATTTCGGCAAGCAGCCGAGCACCGGTGACTACTACAAGCACCTGGGGCACGTCGTGGCCGAGCAGCCAGGCCCCCAGCGAATGGCGCACACCGAGGAG GCGTCACCCATCGCGGCGGACACCATGAGCAATGGGGAGAGCAAACCTGGTGCCGAGCTGCCCCCTCCGCCCCCGCCCCCACCACTCCCCGACACCGCCTGCCCGACGCCCCcaccgccgcccccgcccgtCGAGACTCCCGCCGGCCCTCGCCGTTCCTCCTCTTCTACGGGAA GCACCAAGTCCTTCAACATGATGTCCCCGACCGGCGACAACTCGGAGCTGCTGGCCGAGATCAAAGCTGGGAAGAGCCTCAAGCCAACGCCACAGAGCAAAGGCTTCACCACCGTCTTCTCCGGCAGCGGCCAGGGAGGGGCCAAC GCAGAGTCGCCAGTGTCCTCCCCGTCACCCACCAGGACGCCCACCCCGCCGGCCACCCCCGAGGCTGCTGGGCCACCACGCTGCCTGGCGGGGGGCTCACCAGAGCCAGTGCTGAACGGAAGCTCACCGGTGCCGGCGGCAGGCGCTGGGGCAGCGGTGGAGGTGGAGGCGCTGGTGCCGAGCCAGGACGAACAGGGTCGGCCCATCCCCGAGTGGAAGCGGCAGGTGATGGTTCGCAAGCTGCAGCTCCGcatgcaggaggaagaggagcagcgGCGCAAG gagaaagaagaagaggCGCGCCTAGCCAGCATGCCAGCCTGGAGGAGGGACATCCTGCGCAAGAAGCTGGAGGAAGAGAG GGAGCAGAAACG gaaagagcaggagaagctgaagcgggaggaggaggagaaggagaaggagcagtCGGAAAAGCTAAGGACTCTCGGGTACGATGAGACAAAGCTGGCGCCCTGGCAGCGACAGATCATCCTCAAGAAGGGGGACATAGCCAAGCACTAG
- the PLEKHG5 gene encoding pleckstrin homology domain-containing family G member 5 isoform X3, protein MAGRAWPGSTRGPAPPGLCTPGMQATGRRRKNITEFLGDTSIPSPEPALHGSSSLPSNGTDTWKNRAASRFSGFFGSGTNTGSFVRETEKLEQLVNRLHAYSTFGLPKLPPQLRFDRDSWEEDGDDAGLTLEDSWQQIIQGTEVLSRRQCHQQEAIWELLHTEATYIRNLKVITDLFLSCLVNLQESGLLSEVDAERLFSNIGEIIRLHCKLWRSVMASVLAKARRTGALLDPTDFLDAFKMFGSLFKPYVRYCMEEEGCMEYMRALLRDSELFRTYVTWAEKQEQCSRLKLSDMLVKPHQRLTKYPLLLKSILKKTDEPRAREAITTMISSVERFINDVNSRMRQRQERQRLDAILSRIDAYEVVEGSTDEVDKLLKEFLRLDLTAPIPGTSPEDTRQLLLEGSLRMREGKDSKMDVYCFLFTDLFLITKPFKKAERTKVIRQPLLVDRVVCRELRDPGSFLLIYLNELGSAVAAYTFQTSGQLCRSWVEAVRNAQNLLQRLRQRRRMEEHEEEDEEDEEDDGESGTSAASSPTILHHSSASPDSQKCPSDGSTETLAMAAADGGDELSSPDWDAGPFSSTSDGSSISTSTSIGTGTSAETPTSAETPTQELPAGALPVPLPHGVASPDSGCRSSSIDSAYGTLSPASLRDFGQQQQGTPEEGQEPSPAPPAPRPASPRLRRRMPVQLLPCPARVLKSKSEASLPRLLSPTSPGPLSQSRSLSDLCAGSPRTGQDPAPLAVPGSSGSSTSELSEPEELVESPASVPGELRRDLQPPARRTLSDPQSTQHRKLTLAQLYRIRTTLLLNSTLTASEV, encoded by the exons ATGGCCGGCCGGGCTTGGCCAGGTAGCACCCGGGGTCCTGCACCCCCGGGGCTCTGCACCCCCGGGATGCAG GCTACGGGACGGCGAAGGAAGAACATAACAGAGTTCCTGGGGGacaccagcatccccagccctgagccagccctgcacggcagcagctctctgcccaGCAATGGCACTGACACCTGGAAGAATCGCGCTGCCAGCCGCTTCAGCGGCTTCTTCGGCTCCGGGACCAATACGGGCTCCTTCGTGCGG GAGACTGagaagctggagcagctggtgaACAGGCTGCACGCCTACAGCACCTTTGGGCTGCCCAAGCTGCCGCCCCAGCTCCGCTTTGACCGTGACTCctgggaggaggatggggacGATGCCGGGCTGACACTGGAGGACAGCTGGCAGCAGATCATCCAGGGCACAGAG GTCCTGTCGCGCcggcagtgccaccagcaggaagccatctgggagctgctgcacacagaggcCACCTACATCCGGAACCTCAAAGTCATCACTGAT CTCTTTCTTTCCTGCCTGGTGAACCTGCAGGagtcagggctgctctctgaG GTGGATGCTGAGCGGCTCTTCAGCAACATTGGGGAGATCATCCGGCTGCACTGCAAGCTGTGGCGCAGTGTCATGGCCTCAGTGCTGGCCAAGGCACGACGGACTGGGGCACTGCTTGACCCCACTGACTTCCTTGATGCCTTCAAGATG TTCGGGTCCCTCTTCAAGCCCTATGTGCGGTACTGCATGGAGGAGGAGGGCTGCATGGAGTACATGCGGGCACTGCTGCGGGACAGCGAGCTCTTCCGCACCTACGTGACG TGGGCCgagaagcaggagcagtgcagccGCCTGAAGCTGAGTGACATGCTGGTGAAACCTCACCAGCGCCTCACCAAATACCCGCTGCTCCTCAAGTCTATCCTGAAAAAGACAGATGAACCACGTGCCCGTGAAGCCATCACCACCATG ATCAGCTCTGTGGAGCGCTTCATCAACGATGTCAACTCGCGGATGCGCCAGCGGCAGGAGCGGCAGCGCCTGGACGCCATTCTCAGCCGGATCGATGCCTACGAGGTGGTGGAGGGCAGCACAGATGAGGTGGACAAG CTGCTAAAGGAGTTCCTGCGGCTGGACCTGACTGCCCCCATCCCCGGCACCTCCCCGGAGGACACCCGGCAGCTCCTCCTCGAGGGCAGCCTGAGGATGCGGGAAGGTAAAGACAGCAAG ATGGACGTCTACTGCTTCCTCTTCACTGACCTCTTCCTCATCACCAAACCCTTCAAGAAGGCTGAGCGCACCAAGGTGATCCGGCAGCCCTTGCTGGTGGACAGAGTAGTTTGCCGGGAGCTCAGAGACCCAG gctccttcctcctcatctACCTGAACGAGCTGGGGAGTGCTGTGGCTGCCTACACCTTCCAGACCAGTGGGCAGTTGTGCCGCAGCTGGGTTGAGGCAGTGCGCAATGCCCAG AACCTGCTGCAGCGGCTGCGGCAGCGCCGGCGCATGGAGGAGCacgaggaggaggacgaggaggatgaggaggatgatggtGAGAGTGGCACCTCAGCTGCCAGTTCACCTACCATCCTGCACCACAGCAGCGCCAGCCCGGACTCACAGAAGTG CCCGTCCGACGGCTCCACTGAGACGCttgccatggcagcagcagacGGTGGCGATGAGCTCTCCTCCCCAGACTGGGACGCAGGGCCCTTCAGCTCAACCTCGGATGGCTCCTCCATCAGCACCAGCACCTCCATCGGCACCGGCACCTCTGCTGAGACCCCCACCTCCGCCGAGACCCccacccaggagctgcctgcaggcgCCCTGCCTGTTCCCCTGCCCCATGGCGTGGCCTCCCCAGACAGTGGCTGCCGCTCGTCCTCCATCGACAGCGCCTATGGCACGCTCTCACCTGCCTCTCTGCGGGACTTCGGCCAGCAGCAACAGGGGACAcctgaggaggggcaggagccctCCCCGGCCCCTCCGGCTCCACGGCCTGCCTCGCCCCGGCTGCGCCGCCGGATGCCcgtgcagctcctgccttgtcCGGCCAGGGTGCTTAAGTCCAAGTCAGAGGCCAGCTTGCCCCGACTCCTGTCCCCCACTTCCCCAGGCCCCCTAAGCCAAAGCCGCAGCCTCTCTGACCTCTGTGCTGGTTCCCCCCGGACTGGCCAAGACCCTGCACCTCTGGCTGTTCCCGGCAGCAGCGGCAGCTCCACATCAGAGCTCTcagagccagaggagctggtggagaGCCCAGCATCCGTCCCAGGGGAGCTCAGGCGTGACCTCCAACCTCCCGCCCGCCGAACCCTCTCGGACCCACAGTCGACACAGCACCGCAAGCTGACACTGGCGCAGCTGTACCGGATCCGGACCACGCTGCTGCTGAACTCCACACTGACTGCCTC GGAGGTCTGA
- the ESPN gene encoding espin isoform X1, translating to MALERALQAARQGDVEALRGLRAAGLLRPGLRDALGASPAHHAARAGRLACLRYLAAEAALRGDARARNGATPAHDAAATGNLSCLQWLLTQGGCGVQDTDNSGATILHLAARFGHHEVIDWLLRFGGSDPTAATNTGALPVHYAAVKGDFPSLRLLLGHCPSTLSAQTKTGATPLYLACQEGHLEIIQYLVQDCGADPHARAYDGMTPLHAAAQMGHNTVIVWLMSFTTVSLSERDAEGATAMHFAASRGHAKVLSWLLLHGGEITADGWGGTPLHDAAENGELECCQILVVNGADLSIRDQDGYTAADLADYNGHSHCAQYLRTVENMSVEHRVLSRDPSADGECRQPDSGMSSPNTTASVPQARFEVGSPASTLSNYDSCHSSQAGGAGPAPPDPLPCAGVPEPALADMQAYMDMLDPEMRPRGRGPAGEGPPPPPPPAFPPPPPPPPATRPPPPPPGYPAPAPPAAPHTADIYVRAKNNLRHVESQALRRELASRDSSPEGLRRADSSRRSRNFGKQPSTGDYYKHLGHVVAEQPGPQRMAHTEEASPIAADTMSNGESKPGAELPPPPPPPPLPDTACPTPPPPPPPVETPAGPRRSSSSTGRGKALRQMKSTKSFNMMSPTGDNSELLAEIKAGKSLKPTPQSKGFTTVFSGSGQGGANAESPVSSPSPTRTPTPPATPEAAGPPRCLAGGSPEPVLNGSSPVPAAGAGAAVEVEALVPSQDEQGRPIPEWKRQVMVRKLQLRMQEEEEQRRKEKEEEARLASMPAWRRDILRKKLEEEREQKRKEQEKLKREEEEKEKEQSEKLRTLGYDETKLAPWQRQIILKKGDIAKH from the exons ATGGCGCTGGAGCGGGCGCTGCAGGCGGCGCGACAGGGCGACGTGGAGGCGCtgcgggggctgcgggcggccGGGCTACTgcggccggggctgcgggacgCCCTGGGCGCGTCCCCCGCGCACCACGCTGCCCGGGCCGGGCGCCTCGCCTGCCTCCGGTACCTGGCGGCCGAGGCCGCGCTCCGAGGGGACGCGCGGGCCCGAAACGGGGCCACGCCGGCCCACGACGCCGCCGCCACCGGCAACCTCTCCTGTCTCCAGTGGCTGCTCACGCAGGGGGGCTGCGGCGTGCAG gacacagacaACTCTGGTGCCACCATCCTACACCTGGCAGCCCGCTTCGGTCACCATGAGGTGATCGACTGGCTCCTCCGCTTTGGAGGCAGCGACCCCACGGCAGCCACCAACACGGGAGCACTGCCCGTCCACTACGCCGCGGTGAAAGGGGATTTCCCTTCCCTGCGACTCCTCTTGGGACACTGCCCCAG TACGCTGAGTGCCCAGACCAAGACGGGGGCCACCCCGCTGTACCTCGCCTGCCAGGAAGGCCACCTGGAGATCATCCAGTACCTGGTGCAGGATTGTGGGGCTGACCCCCACGCACGTGCTTACGACGGCATGACCCCACTGCACGCTGCCGCCCAGATGGGCCACAACACTGTCATCGTATGGCTG ATGAGCTTCACGACGGTGAGCCTGTCAGAGAGGGATGCCGAGGGGGCCACGGCCATGCACTTCGCCGCCAGCCGTGGCCATGCCAAGgtgctgagctggctgctgctgcacgGTGGGGAGATCACTGCCGACGGCTGGGGCGGCACTCCGCTGCATGATGCTGCCGAGAATGGCGAGCTGGAG tgctgccagatCTTGGTGGTGAATGGTGCCGACCTCAGCATCCGTGACCAGGATGGCTACACAGCAGCCGACCTCGCCGACTACAATGGCCACAGCCACTGCGCCCAGTACCTGCGCACCGTGGAGAACATG agcgTGGAGCACCGCGTGCTGTCACGAGACCCCTCGGCGGATGGGGAATGCCGACAGCCCGACTCGGGCATGTCATCCCCCAACACCACGGCGTCGGTGCCCCAGGCGCGCTTCGAGGTGGGCTCCCCTGCCAGCACCCTCTCCAACTACGACTCCTGCCACTCCAGCCA GGCGGGGGGTGCGGGTCCAGCCCCCCCTGACCCCCTGCCCTGCGCAGGGGTGCCTGAGCCGGCGCTGGCGGACATGCAGGCGTACATGGACATGCTGGACCCCGAGATGCGGCCACGGGGCCGTGGCCCCGCAGGCGAGGGTCCCCCGCCGCCACCACCCCCTGCCTTCCCCCCACCACCGCCCCCACCCCCCGCCACCCGGCCACCCCCGCCACCCCCCGGCTACCCTGCACCTGCACCCCCCGCTGCCCCCCACACAGCTGACATCTACGTGCGGGCCAAGAACAACCTGCGGCATGTGGAGAGCCAGGCGCTGCGCCGAGAG CTGGCATCGCGTGACAGTAGTCCCGAGGGCCTGCGCCGGGCCGACTCCAGCAGGCGGTCAAGGAATTTCGGCAAGCAGCCGAGCACCGGTGACTACTACAAGCACCTGGGGCACGTCGTGGCCGAGCAGCCAGGCCCCCAGCGAATGGCGCACACCGAGGAG GCGTCACCCATCGCGGCGGACACCATGAGCAATGGGGAGAGCAAACCTGGTGCCGAGCTGCCCCCTCCGCCCCCGCCCCCACCACTCCCCGACACCGCCTGCCCGACGCCCCcaccgccgcccccgcccgtCGAGACTCCCGCCGGCCCTCGCCGTTCCTCCTCTTCTACGGGAA GAGGAAAGGCGCTCAGGCAGATGAAGA GCACCAAGTCCTTCAACATGATGTCCCCGACCGGCGACAACTCGGAGCTGCTGGCCGAGATCAAAGCTGGGAAGAGCCTCAAGCCAACGCCACAGAGCAAAGGCTTCACCACCGTCTTCTCCGGCAGCGGCCAGGGAGGGGCCAAC GCAGAGTCGCCAGTGTCCTCCCCGTCACCCACCAGGACGCCCACCCCGCCGGCCACCCCCGAGGCTGCTGGGCCACCACGCTGCCTGGCGGGGGGCTCACCAGAGCCAGTGCTGAACGGAAGCTCACCGGTGCCGGCGGCAGGCGCTGGGGCAGCGGTGGAGGTGGAGGCGCTGGTGCCGAGCCAGGACGAACAGGGTCGGCCCATCCCCGAGTGGAAGCGGCAGGTGATGGTTCGCAAGCTGCAGCTCCGcatgcaggaggaagaggagcagcgGCGCAAG gagaaagaagaagaggCGCGCCTAGCCAGCATGCCAGCCTGGAGGAGGGACATCCTGCGCAAGAAGCTGGAGGAAGAGAG GGAGCAGAAACG gaaagagcaggagaagctgaagcgggaggaggaggagaaggagaaggagcagtCGGAAAAGCTAAGGACTCTCGGGTACGATGAGACAAAGCTGGCGCCCTGGCAGCGACAGATCATCCTCAAGAAGGGGGACATAGCCAAGCACTAG
- the TNFRSF25 gene encoding tumor necrosis factor receptor superfamily member 25 isoform X2 codes for MKCCCPGVAWVTLAALWLAASESQPPGWRDRAVPQRQPVLVQPLLRLRRHAIPSRCPAGTNWVETARHCCLPCPAGTFLSKPCTVPETLGACSPCPAGTFSTQPNTFSKCQACSECDQHAFQSVLSNCSATSNVQCGCEPGHFRDCTYPRSFACSDFSCQKCQLCTGRLIQRPCSAMQDTLCDSSCKPDFYRDGDECRPCHKSTQDTCGKECQQVCGSNNDQGSGLEYILLGLTGPLFLGALAIYHKRKRLWHGALAGGPLPSAQATTSMAGAAATSWCQFNGRRWDNLCFTQPCSPQGTERATGTAKQSPNHQALLYEQPSDEGEPSAPPEPRGALLQGSQLYAVIDVVPVRRWKEFMRMLELREAEIELVELEVAHIRDQQYEMLKRWCQQTSATLDHVFAALERMELAGCAEALRQSLLVGP; via the exons ATGAAGTGTTGCTGCCCTGGGGTGGCTTGG GTAACCTTGGCAGCGCTGTGGCTGGCCGCCAGCGAATCGCAGCCCCCAGGGTGGCGGGACCGCGCCGTGCCGCAAAGGCAGCCAGTCCTTGTGCAGCCACTCCTCCGCCTGCGGAGACATGCCATCCCCTCCCGGTGCCCCGCCGGCACGAACTGGGTCGAGACTGCTCGGCATTGCTGCCTTCCATGTCCCGCAG ggacatTCCTGTCCAAGCCCTGCACAGTCCCTGAGACTCTCGGCGCGTGCAGCCCCTGTCCCGCCGGCACCTTCAGCACCCAGCCCAACACCTTCAGCAAGTGCCAGGCTTGCTCCGAGTGTGACCAACACG CGTTCCAGAGTGTGCTGAGCAACTGCTCGGCCACCAGCAACGTCCAATGTGGCTGTGAGCCCGGCCACTTCCGTGACTGCACTTACCCGCGCTCATTCGCCTGCAGCGATTTCTCTTGCCAAAAatgccagctctgcactggaCGCCTCATCCAGCGACCCT GCTCGGCGATGCAGGACACACTTTGTGACAGCAGCTGCAAGCCTGACTTCTACAGAGATGGTGATGAGTGCCGGCCATGCCACAA GAGCACACAGGACACATGTGGCAAAGAGTGCCAGCAAGTGTGTGGCAGCAACAACGACCAAG GTTCAGGTCTGGAATACATCCTGCTGGGACTCACCGGGCCTCTCTTCCTGGGTGCCCTTGCCATTTACCACAAGAGGAAGAGGCTCTGGCATGGTGCCCTGGCAGGTGGTCCCCTCCCCTCAGCACAGGCCACCACCTCAATGgccggggctgcagccacaTCGTGGTGCCAGTTCAATGGCCGGAGGTGGGACAACCTGTGCTTTACCCAGCCATGCTCCCCACAGGGTACAGAGCGTGCCACTggcacagcaaagcagagccCCAACCACCAGGCCTTGCTGTATGAGCAGCCCAGTGATGAAGGGGAGccctctgcacccccagagccccgcggtgccctgctgcagggcagccagctCTACGCTGTCATCGATGTGGTGCCAGTACGGCGCTGGAAGGAGTTCATGCGGATGCTGGAACTGCGGGAAGCAGAGATTgagctggtggagctggaggTGGCGCACATCCGCGACCAGCAGTACGAGATGCTGAAGCGCTGGTGCCAGCAGACCAGTGCCACACTGGACCATGTCTTTGCTGCCCTGGAGCGCATGGAGCTGGCTGGCTGTGCCGAGGCACTGCGCCAGAGTCTGCTTGTGGGACCCTAA
- the TNFRSF25 gene encoding tumor necrosis factor receptor superfamily member 25 isoform X1, translated as MKCCCPGVAWVTLAALWLAASESQPPGWRDRAVPQRQPVLVQPLLRLRRHAIPSRCPAGTNWVETARHCCLPCPAGERCPVRVAWHSTPWHSRGIAPGGRAPCHPAVPAGTFLSKPCTVPETLGACSPCPAGTFSTQPNTFSKCQACSECDQHAFQSVLSNCSATSNVQCGCEPGHFRDCTYPRSFACSDFSCQKCQLCTGRLIQRPCSAMQDTLCDSSCKPDFYRDGDECRPCHKSTQDTCGKECQQVCGSNNDQGSGLEYILLGLTGPLFLGALAIYHKRKRLWHGALAGGPLPSAQATTSMAGAAATSWCQFNGRRWDNLCFTQPCSPQGTERATGTAKQSPNHQALLYEQPSDEGEPSAPPEPRGALLQGSQLYAVIDVVPVRRWKEFMRMLELREAEIELVELEVAHIRDQQYEMLKRWCQQTSATLDHVFAALERMELAGCAEALRQSLLVGP; from the exons ATGAAGTGTTGCTGCCCTGGGGTGGCTTGG GTAACCTTGGCAGCGCTGTGGCTGGCCGCCAGCGAATCGCAGCCCCCAGGGTGGCGGGACCGCGCCGTGCCGCAAAGGCAGCCAGTCCTTGTGCAGCCACTCCTCCGCCTGCGGAGACATGCCATCCCCTCCCGGTGCCCCGCCGGCACGAACTGGGTCGAGACTGCTCGGCATTGCTGCCTTCCATGTCCCGCAGGTGAGCGCTGCCCAGTCCGTGTGGCATGGCACAGCACAccatggcacagcaggggcATTGCTCCAGGTGGCCGTGCTCCCTGTCACCccgctgtccctgcagggacatTCCTGTCCAAGCCCTGCACAGTCCCTGAGACTCTCGGCGCGTGCAGCCCCTGTCCCGCCGGCACCTTCAGCACCCAGCCCAACACCTTCAGCAAGTGCCAGGCTTGCTCCGAGTGTGACCAACACG CGTTCCAGAGTGTGCTGAGCAACTGCTCGGCCACCAGCAACGTCCAATGTGGCTGTGAGCCCGGCCACTTCCGTGACTGCACTTACCCGCGCTCATTCGCCTGCAGCGATTTCTCTTGCCAAAAatgccagctctgcactggaCGCCTCATCCAGCGACCCT GCTCGGCGATGCAGGACACACTTTGTGACAGCAGCTGCAAGCCTGACTTCTACAGAGATGGTGATGAGTGCCGGCCATGCCACAA GAGCACACAGGACACATGTGGCAAAGAGTGCCAGCAAGTGTGTGGCAGCAACAACGACCAAG GTTCAGGTCTGGAATACATCCTGCTGGGACTCACCGGGCCTCTCTTCCTGGGTGCCCTTGCCATTTACCACAAGAGGAAGAGGCTCTGGCATGGTGCCCTGGCAGGTGGTCCCCTCCCCTCAGCACAGGCCACCACCTCAATGgccggggctgcagccacaTCGTGGTGCCAGTTCAATGGCCGGAGGTGGGACAACCTGTGCTTTACCCAGCCATGCTCCCCACAGGGTACAGAGCGTGCCACTggcacagcaaagcagagccCCAACCACCAGGCCTTGCTGTATGAGCAGCCCAGTGATGAAGGGGAGccctctgcacccccagagccccgcggtgccctgctgcagggcagccagctCTACGCTGTCATCGATGTGGTGCCAGTACGGCGCTGGAAGGAGTTCATGCGGATGCTGGAACTGCGGGAAGCAGAGATTgagctggtggagctggaggTGGCGCACATCCGCGACCAGCAGTACGAGATGCTGAAGCGCTGGTGCCAGCAGACCAGTGCCACACTGGACCATGTCTTTGCTGCCCTGGAGCGCATGGAGCTGGCTGGCTGTGCCGAGGCACTGCGCCAGAGTCTGCTTGTGGGACCCTAA